In the genome of Leguminivora glycinivorella isolate SPB_JAAS2020 chromosome 21, LegGlyc_1.1, whole genome shotgun sequence, one region contains:
- the LOC125237382 gene encoding facilitated trehalose transporter Tret1-like isoform X3 yields MICGNFMVPALMTHGGRKVALYVVILVMMLGWCTIIFAHSYELLLLGRILQGLSFGMFMPLRSIFIGECTSPRYRGGFLSTSTLAQTFGLLFVHLIGSLISYQMTALCSISFAIISLILAIISPESPSWLATKGQYDRCRKNFIWYRGEEEIPELEKMIQSVKLLETNKSTEQNKLKEIMSVATKREFYKPIFLMFALYILMTYSGGLIMGAYSVTILQLLLGPSINAHLWMVALDFQRLVFSIIAVYVINKVRRRTMLFSVGVLCASSQLAMGAYVYARTKGFLSFESLWIPGILINLQMLSVSMGMQPLPFVIAGEVFPLQYRGLGGSIGLVAQCGSVFIILKAFPSLIALAGLHGTYTVYSGVIIACLAVAWVLLPETSGRTLQQIEEHFRGAPLPDIEADVKESAPLNEKNSKDKRDSKTSQTIMSGSNGESVSLADTEPIGTVK; encoded by the exons ATGATCTGCGGGAACTTCATGGTTCCAGCCCTGATGACGCACGGAGGACGAAAAGTGGCTCTTTACGTGGTGATTCTCGTCATGATGCTGGGCTGGTGCACCATCATTTTTGCCCACAGTTATGAG TTGCTGCTATTAGGCAGAATACTCCAAGGACTATCCTTTGGCATGTTCATGCCTCTTCGCTCCATCTTCATCGGCGAATGCACCAGCCCTCGCTACCGAGGCGGTTTCCTATCCACCTCCACCCTAGCTCAGACCTTCGGCCTCCTCTTCGTCCACCTCATAGGATCCCTTATCAGCTACCAGATGACAGCCCTCTGCTCCATATCTTTCGCTATCATCAGTCTCATCTTAGCCATAATCTCGCCAGAATCCCCCAGCTGGCTAGCAACGAAAGGACAATACGACAGATGCAGAAAGAACTTCATATGGTACAGAGGAGAAGAAGAAATACCAGAGCTTGAAAAGATGATACAAAGTGTCAAGCTGTTAGAAACGAATAAGAGTACTGAGCAGAACAAGCTAAAAGAGATCATGTCTGTTGCGACGAAAAGGGAATTCTACAAGCCGATTTTCCTAATGTTCGCCTTGTATATCCTGATGACGTATTCGGGAGGATTAATAATGGGAGCGTATTCCGTAACTATTTTGCAGTTACTGCTTGGTCCTAGTATTAATGCTCATTTATGGATGGTAGCTTTAGACTTCCAAAGACTAGTATTCAGTATTATTGCAGTATATGTGATTAACAAAGTAAGAAGGAGAACAATGTTGTTCAGTGTTGGAGTGTTATGTGCGAGTAGTCAGCTAGCTATGGGCGCTTACGTCTACGCTAGGACTAAGGGATTTTTATCGTTTGAGTCTTTATGGATTCCTGGAATACTTATAAATCTTCAGATGTTAAGTGTGTCTATGGGGATGCAGCCATTACCTTTCGTTATAGCTGGAGAAGTATTTCCTTTGCAATACAGAGGTTTGGGAGGAAGTATAGGTTTAGTAGCACAATGTGGATCTGtatttattattcttaaggCGTTCCCTAGTTTGATAGCTCTTGCGGGGTTACATGGAACATATACTGTATATTCTGGAGTTATAATTGCTTGTCTGGCAGTAGCTTGGGTACTGCTACCAGAGACAAGTGGTCGGACTTTGCAACAGATTGAAGAGCACTTCAGAGGAGCTCCACTTCCAGACATTGAAGCTGATGTTAAAGAATCAGCACCTTTGAATGAAAAGAATAGTAAAGATAAAAGAGATAGTAAAACTAGTCAAACAATAATGTCTGGTAGTAATGGAGAGAGTGTTAGTTTAGCAGATACTGAACCTATTGGTACTGtgaaataa